The genomic stretch AGAGGACCCGAGACCGGGGCTGCAGGACGGTGGAGGGCCGGTGAATGCCTGACCGAGCGCTTTCGACGCCGCTCGACGACAGCTTCGAGCGCTACCTCCAAGACAAGGGGAAAGGCCGGGGCGGCGGCGGTGGGAACTATCGACGTAACGCTGCACGCGAGCTCGAACGGTTCGCCGAGTGGGCCGCCGGCGACCGCGGCGCCGACGACTGGACCGGGATCGCCGACGACGTCGGCCGCGAGCCGACCTTCGACGATCTCGACGAACGCGTGTTCCGGGAGTACGCCCGACATCTCGGTGGAGATCGGGGACTCAAGCAGAACACAGTACAAACCTATTACCGCTATATCTCTGCGTGGTGTGGCTGGTGCGTCAACGAGGGATATCTCGAAGCGCATTACGCGCAGCGAGCGAGTGCGATGGCGCCGCTGCCGGAGGACGACGGTCGCAAGCCCGGCGACCAGCAGGCCTGGACGTCCGAACAGCGCCACGCCCTCACCCGTCACGTCGACGAACGGGCCCGCGACGCCGTCGAGGCGTACACGACACTCCCGGAGGATACTGATCCCCTCGACAAGCAGCGAGCACGCTACGCGGCGTTGAAGGCGGCTCGTGACCGGGCGCTGGTGTTTGTCCTCGCGTACACCGCCGTCCGCGTTGGCGAACTCCTCCGCGATCCGAACGACCCGCGCCGGCGCGGCGTCCGCTGGGAGGACCTCTCCGTCGACGACGGGAGTATGGACGTCTACCGGAAGAAACAGCAATGGGATGCCGCGAGCCTTCCCGATCCGGTGATCTCGCCGTTGCGAAGCTATCGCCAGTTGATGGACCCACCAACGGAGCGCTGGCCGGTGTTTCCGACGTTCGACCAACGGACGCTCGCAGGGCTCGTCCGGGAAAACCTCGCCGAACGAGGGGAACGCCCAGAAGCAATCATTGAACGCCGTGCGGAGTACGCTCGCGACCTGCTGCTGGCGCTCGATGTGGACATTCGGCCGCCGTCGATCACGACGGACGGCGCACGGTCGATTCTCCAACGACTCTCGGAGGCCGCGGAGATCGACATCGACCATCCGAAACACGATTATCTTGCTCCGCACGGTGGCCGTCGTGGCATGGGCGAGGTTCTGGTCCGGGCATTCGGATATACTGTGGCGGCCCGATATCTCGATAATTCTGAGGAGATGGTTCGTGAGCGGTACTCGCATATCGAGGCTGGTGAGTTAGGTGATGTCGCTACTGAGGCCCTTGAGGAGATCGATAGTGTACCGCAGTAACTTATTTCGAGTGAGAGGGGTAGACCGTCGCGTTCACACCGCGTCGACGGTGAACAGCGAGTCGTCGCTGAGGACGACCTGTACCCGGCGGTGCCAGGCGTCAGCGAAAGCCTCTCGTTGCTGGTCAGTTGCCGATTCGTCGAGAATCCCTTGGAGGTTCCCGATTGCGGGTCCACCGTCAGGAACGTCGCTGACGTGGTAGGTCACTTCGACGGTCTCGTCCGTGTCGGTTCGCCGGAACCGGAACGTCGGGTCCGCCGTGTCCGGGTCGAACGCGTCGAAGCGCAGGAGGTCGCGGCGGCCGCCATAGCCGCCGGCGAGCCCGCTGAATCCGTCATCGCCGGTCGCGCCAGTCACGTACGAGATGATGCGGCTCATCACGCCGTACGCGGCATCGTCCTGCGGGCCGGCCGTCTGGACCTCGATTTCGCTCCGGACTGGATAGTCGTCGGGATACAGGGCGTCGAGCCCGAGCTGGACGATCCGATAGGCACCCGAGGCTGTCGGACAGGAGTGTCCGGCTTCTTTCACCGCGTCCCGGTAGGTGACGACGAACGGCTCGCCCGGTTCGAGGACGCCGAGGGCCTCCGCGACGGGGTCGCGGATTTCGATCGGGTCGGCGTCGTAGTCGACCTGCCAATTGGTTCTCGTCTGGGTCGTGTCAGTCGCCGTCGAATTCGATGTCATGAGTTGTGGTTGTGATCGTGTCTCGTGGTCAGTAGCGGAGCAGTCGCATCCCGTTGAGGATGACGAGGAGGACGCTGGCCTCGTGGACCAGCATTCCCGACGCGAGGGTGACGTAGCTGGTGAGCACGCCCGCGAGGAGGACGGTCACGGTCAGCACCGCGAGCCCGACG from Halobacterium hubeiense encodes the following:
- a CDS encoding tyrosine-type recombinase/integrase; its protein translation is MPDRALSTPLDDSFERYLQDKGKGRGGGGGNYRRNAARELERFAEWAAGDRGADDWTGIADDVGREPTFDDLDERVFREYARHLGGDRGLKQNTVQTYYRYISAWCGWCVNEGYLEAHYAQRASAMAPLPEDDGRKPGDQQAWTSEQRHALTRHVDERARDAVEAYTTLPEDTDPLDKQRARYAALKAARDRALVFVLAYTAVRVGELLRDPNDPRRRGVRWEDLSVDDGSMDVYRKKQQWDAASLPDPVISPLRSYRQLMDPPTERWPVFPTFDQRTLAGLVRENLAERGERPEAIIERRAEYARDLLLALDVDIRPPSITTDGARSILQRLSEAAEIDIDHPKHDYLAPHGGRRGMGEVLVRAFGYTVAARYLDNSEEMVRERYSHIEAGELGDVATEALEEIDSVPQ